The following proteins are encoded in a genomic region of Tenacibaculum sp. 190524A05c:
- a CDS encoding YjjG family noncanonical pyrimidine nucleotidase: MTEITDVFFDLDHTLWDFDRNSGLTFKRIFEEQKINLDLDEFLKVYEPINLEYWRLYRDEKIEKGELRYKRLKSTFDKLNYTVEDDLIDVISEDYINYLPLFNHLLDGTIELLEYLKSKYRLHIITNGFEEVQKIKLEKSQINDYFQVVVTSESVGVKKPNPKVFEFALKEANVSAEKAVMVGDSLEADVLGALAVGISPIHLFKDTPSSDEKIISVQSLLDIKQYL, translated from the coding sequence CAGAAATTACAGATGTTTTCTTCGATTTAGATCATACTCTTTGGGATTTTGATCGTAATTCAGGATTAACCTTTAAAAGGATTTTTGAAGAACAAAAAATAAATCTTGATTTAGACGAATTCTTAAAAGTATATGAACCAATAAATTTGGAATATTGGAGACTATATAGAGATGAAAAAATTGAAAAAGGAGAGTTAAGATATAAGCGATTAAAAAGCACTTTTGATAAGCTTAATTATACAGTTGAAGATGACTTAATTGATGTTATCTCGGAAGATTATATCAACTATCTCCCATTATTTAATCATTTACTTGACGGTACCATTGAATTGTTAGAGTACTTGAAATCAAAGTATAGATTACATATTATTACTAATGGTTTTGAAGAGGTTCAGAAAATAAAACTTGAAAAGTCTCAAATAAATGATTACTTTCAGGTTGTCGTTACTTCAGAAAGTGTTGGTGTGAAAAAGCCCAATCCTAAGGTTTTTGAATTTGCATTAAAAGAGGCCAACGTAAGTGCGGAAAAAGCAGTTATGGTTGGTGACAGTTTAGAGGCAGATGTTTTAGGTGCGTTAGCGGTAGGGATTTCTCCAATTCACTTGTTTAAAGATACACCAAGCAGTGATGAAAAAATTATAAGTGTTCAGTCCTTGTTGGATATTAAGCAATATTTGTAA